DNA from Alnus glutinosa chromosome 2, dhAlnGlut1.1, whole genome shotgun sequence:
TTTGCAAGCCTTTTTACATGGGTACGGATTCGAAGAAGAAAGTTCGGGCCAGAGACCACCTTCCTCAAATTTGGTCTCTTCCGTGACTCAGATTCCTTCAGCTTCGAGGGGCTCAGTTATGGATGGGTTTGTTCCATTCGGGTCGATGTTGTCTGTGGTAACAGAGCCTGCCGGTCGTCCTTCCCAGATCGCGCCGAGGCTAGCTTCGCCGGTTATGCTTGAGCAAGCAGCGCATGCCTCTCTGGTTGATTGTTTCCTTACTCACCCTCCCGATGGTGTCGTGGCAAGTTCAGATTTTGTCCTCCTTGGGTGTATCTCAGCGGTGAGTGTGCCTTGTCTGGGCAAGCAAGGTGGGTTGGTGGTAGGTGCCAGGTCCCTTGAGTGTTCTCCCTCTTACAAATTGCTTGTGGGTGCTAAGGGTGGCTTCAACATAAGGAGGTTAGGGGAAAATAAGTACCTTTTGGATGGGTTGGATGGGGGTGATGATGGATGTTGCTTTGTGTCTCCTGGATGGGATGGATGGGGGTGGTGATGGTGAGGTTGGAGAGGTCCTTTCTTCCCCTCTGTGTATTTATCCCCCTGTTGCGTTGGGAGATTCTGGTTTTCAGATTGGGCTTTGCATTATGTAAAGGAGATCTATCCTATTGTGGGGATCTCTTGTGTGGGTCATGAGGAGCAGTCTTTGGCTCTTTTGACAGCTATTGAAGAGGAGCATCATCGTGAGGAATTGGCTTCTCTTTAATCTTGGTATAAAAGGAAGCAAGGAGCTAAGAAATTTGAAATGCTCCATCAACTATGATGCTAGAGGCGAGTGTTCAAGCCATGGAAAAGGCAAGGTTCATGTCTTTTGGCGTTGTGTGCAGTTTATGCGGGTGTCGTCTTGCGGGGCTTCAGGTGgtattttgattatgtgggacTTGAGGGTGGTGGAGTAAGGGTGTGTGTTGGGGACTTCAACTTGGCTGTAATTTTGATTGGGTGGTGGATCTTGCCTTGGTGTTTTGGAGGTGTAATGGGgttttttttgctctttctaatttggtgtttccttttgtatgcTTTCTGTGTACATAGGGACGCCTTAagcttttaataatattttttgattacttataaaaaataaaataaattatcaacTAATTAGAATGGTTCGTTATTAGATATTTGATTTGCCAAATACACCATTATTGTGTACTCTTTCATATGTGGGATATAGAGAcaggaaaaaaatgaagatttcATATAGTACTTGTGATCtaaaaatcaatttgatttaatttgtacCTTTTGCTCAATGAGAAAATGGGCCAGATTCTACAGGATCTTACCTATGGGACTTGAGGAATGATGAAagggaataaaaaaaagaaaagagaaggaaaaataataataaaaaaattaaataaaaatgaagcagAAGAGCCCAGATTCTAAATGAATGGGAACGTGACTGAATTGGTCCCAGTTATTCTTTGGGGAGGAGtggaagaagagaggaaaaattctTGTATTTGTTTCTGTCCTTTTCATATATTTTCCCCCTTTTTACTAACAGTACTGAAATGGTACAATTGAAATTTAAAGATGAGAAGGAAGAACTTTCTTCTTATATGACTCATAAAAGAAGTGAATTGGAATTGAATTTTTCGAAGTTATTTAGCATCTTGTCCTTCACTAGGTTTAGCGTTTTTTGCATTGTAAAGTGGCCATCAGTTTTTGATGAGTACTAGTGCAATTAATCTGTGGCACTGGTTCTGCATTATTTTGGAAAGCTTTTGTCTGCTTTCACTCCCTGGTTTTGATGGTAATAAGTTAAATTTGTCTTCTGCACATAGATTTAAACAGTATTATAGGATTGCTTACTTAAATTGTCCTTTCGTTAATTGCCTGGTTAATATAAGTAGTTGATAGTATTTTACTGTCATCTCTCTGTAGCTGTCAGACTTATGAAGGTGGCATTGCTGGGGAACCTGGTGCTGAAGCTCATGGTGGGTATGTTTCGTCCTGTACCCATTTTCTCTTCCCCTACATATCTGTTTAGCTGGTTCTCACAGTTCACTTTCAAGGTTGCCTCTCACAGATTTGACAATTTGATTATCAGGTACACCTTTTGTGGTTTCGCCACAATGATTCTGATCAATGAGGTTAATCGTTTGGACTTGGCTGGTTTACTTGTAAGACATTTTTATCTCTCTTTATGGTGATTGATacaagttatttttttatttggctcTGTATAACGTGGTGGAACAATTTTGTTGTATTGCTTTTGGTTTTATCTGCTGTGTTTGTCATCAACATTTCTCTTGCGATTATTTCTGTGaaaatgctttttaaatttttctttatcaaATGTCTGCTATTGTATAGGATTGGGTGGCATTTCGGCAAGGTAGGGAGTGTGGATTTCAGGGGAGAACAAATAAATTGGTTGATAGTTGCTATTCATTTTGGCAggtaattctctctctctctctctccccccccccccttccctcTCCCTAATTTTCTTGTCAGTGTTCCGTTGATTTATAGTGGAATTAATATAAAAGAGAGTGACCAGGGAGGTGTGTTTGCATTGTTACAAAGATTTCATTCTATTCTTGATGAACAACTTGCACTCCCGCATTCTGGAGAAGGAGACTGCACCAATGACAGCCAAAAAACTGGTATAGCCTCTGGTATATCTGAAGAAAAAGACAGTTTAaaatttttctcttgatatctgTAACTCTTTCCACTTCATTTATTAGGAGATTATATTTAAACCGCCGTTCTCACGTGTCCGCAGGCCTGAATGCTTCTTGTCCAGTAAATTTAAACAGTATTGGCTATAATTTCATCAAGCAACCTGCAGAAACAGCATCCCTTTTTAACAGCTTGGCTTTGCAACAATACATACTTTTATGTGCGCAGGTGTGGATTTGACCTGTAATTCAACATTGTGGTAACTTGATGCCTGGTGGATGGTTGTGTGATTTATGTCTTGCCTGAATTTTGCTAATTTACTTTAGGTTTGTTTGTGAAGGGCCTGAAAAATAGGCAGTCTTGTAAGAATTACTTTTTCGGCTTTTTAGTGCCATAACTAAGTCAGAACTCTCATtgttattttgtctttttgggaaagagaacttgaaatttttggACAGCTGAGTTCACTATCAACATTTTCAGTTCTTGAAACATTTAATTGATGTCCTCACTGTTCCAATTAGCGGACCTCCATTTGAACGTTCAATATACTGAAAATTGCATATTTGGCATCCCGATGATGTTTTTGCTTGTTGAAAAATTGTTTTGACATGCTATTATCCTGCTTTTAAGGGGTTAATATTCTGACATGATTTGGTTGATGCAGGATATTGCGGGCGGAATGAGAGATAAACCCGGGAAGGGAAGGGACTATTATCACACGTGTTATTCTCTAAGCGGCCTCTCAGGATGTCAGTATAGCTCGGCAAAGGATGAGGATTCTCCACCATTGCCCAGTGAAGTAATGGGTCCCTATTCCAATCTCTTGGAACGCATCCACCCTATCTTCAATGTTGTCTTAGAAAAGTACTATGAAGCACATGAATTCTTTGCCATGTCCTAAGCAAATCAACTGTTAGGTTACTCAATCTGCAGGGTTGAGATGTATAATGCAAATTACCGTTCGTCAATCTACAGGGCTGACATGTATAATGCAAATTTCTACTACCCTGCAAATTGGTCCTCTAAGGTTAAGAGAAGTGAATTATGCTGATAATGAACTATTGCATTACACTCACTATGGCATATTACCCTTACCGCACAGCCTAGTCTACTCAGGACGGGTAGACCCTGCGGCCCCCTTTGTGGGATCTGCAATTCAGCCACCCCAATTGTAAGGAATCCTAATTTTAGATTCGATCAATTATAACTTTTAGCCATGGGGTAGTGTGTAAAAGAAATGAGATGACAGTAAAATATTGCATTAGAAGGCTTTGCATCGGAGTTAAAGCCTGGAAAGTGTATCAAACAGAAGCATTTCAGGTGGTGGTGTTGATTGCAGGGGCAGCGTTGGATGCGGAAGAgatactcattttttattttttattttttattctggaTATCATGGATAGGCTAGCGTATGGATCATTTAGGACCATTGAACGGTTGAAGCAAAGGTATGTGGCTGCATTGGCTGGAACCGATTTGTACCAGATTTGGTCCAGGTTATGAGCTACTGAGCTGGAATGCTGCTTTCTAACGTAATATGGTGTCAGTTGAGAGTGACCATTTTGAAGCGACATTTTGCATTTCGATTAGATTTGCTATTGTTTTTGTGCCCACCGCCCGGGCCTTTAGCAACCAATCAGCACGGAGTGCGTGGCCTTGGCGGTGGTGGTCCCCTTGTCCAATCCTCGCGTTACGTCGAGGGGTTTTGCTTTATAGAAAAAGAACATACTTTTACATTAAATTGGAACcaaagaattttcttttaattcggCCTGTGTTTAAAATATGTTACAATTagctttattaaaaaaagtatataattcTCGCATGTTGAATcggaaaaaatttctttaacttaGTTTGCAGAAAACAGTATcgaaagaaattttttcaatccaatttattaaattaacatttatctttaaaacatagttaaaaattaatataaatttcaTTCAAACCGAGTTAAAAGAATTTCTCCCGATTCAATCCCTGAAAGTCTCATTTATCCTTTGAAAAACACATTTCTATTATTCTAATGCCACTGAAAAAGCATAgatactatttaaaaaatacgTGATTTGTCATATGCCGAGAGATACCTAAGATTTCAGTCCAATTAAAAACGCAGGGGGGAGAATCAACATAAATGCAGCTACTCACCTACCTATTCACACCCCAATATATTTACGCAGACAATCTTGGGGAAGTCAGCTTCTGATGTGGGCAAGAGCGCGTTCCGAGTTAAAAACGAAAATATGCCTCTGAACTCAGACCAAGAAATGGACAAACACATAGATGTgatagaagaagaagcaaaacaaGAAGGAGAAAATCACACCCAATAtgtaagaaaagaagaacaaaatccAGTAGAAGAACAAGCGCAAGAAAAGCACACTATCTCAGACGCACCACCCTCACCCACCACCCACTCTTCACCTAGAGACCACAAGCCCTCATCGCCACCGTTAGATTCCTCATCACCCTCTTCGCTTTCCTCCGATCGATCCTTTCACAGCAATGAACTCAAACACCCCACCGCACTCCCTGCAACCCCATCGCCGGCCGCGGCGAACCGGGCGTTCCCGGCAGACCCAGTGGTGGTGGCGGCCAAGGTGAACCTAGGAGCCCAAGAGGGCTTCACCAGCGTCAGAGAAGTTGAACCAGGCA
Protein-coding regions in this window:
- the LOC133859830 gene encoding protein farnesyltransferase subunit beta encodes the protein MDSSASSTPTVTERDQWMVEHQVFQMYDFFVGLPPKAQSAMLELQRENHMKYLIKGLKRLEPSFSVLDANRPWLCYWILHAITLLGECVEPELEDNVVEFLSRCQDPNGGYGGGPGQMPHLATTYAAVNALITVGGERSLSSINRENVYMFLRRMKDPSGPFRMHDAGEIDVRACYTAISVASVLNILDNELVQNVGDYILSCQTYEGGIAGEPGAEAHGGYTFCGFATMILINEVNRLDLAGLLDWVAFRQGRECGFQGRTNKLVDSCYSFWQGGVFALLQRFHSILDEQLALPHSGEGDCTNDSQKTGLNASCPVNLNSIGYNFIKQPAETASLFNSLALQQYILLCAQDIAGGMRDKPGKGRDYYHTCYSLSGLSGCQYSSAKDEDSPPLPSEVMGPYSNLLERIHPIFNVVLEKYYEAHEFFAMS
- the LOC133859835 gene encoding CASP-like protein 4A1 isoform X2; this encodes MPLNSDQEMDKHIDVIEEEAKQEGENHTQYVRKEEQNPVEEQAQEKHTISDAPPSPTTHSSPRDHKPSSPPLDSSSPSSLSSDRSFHSNELKHPTALPATPSPAAANRAFPADPVVVAAKVNLGAQEGFTSVREVEPGTNNRGGADRRLRPNLSILRRTRRESMVKRALLGLRISGFVFCLISFSVMSADKSQGWALDSFYQYKEFRYCMAVNVIGFAYSGLQVYDLVHYFTTGKQLVRHHLRHYFDFLIDQVRFLHSIIASWKKLFHFLKQGIF